The sequence CAGGGTGGCGATCCGGTGCGCCACGTCGGCCTGACTGCTGACGTGCTTGTAGAGCGAGGGGGTCTTGATCCCGAGCCGTTCGGCGAGCAGGCCCATGCTGAGGTTGTCGAAGCCGACCTCGTCGACCAGCGCGGCTGCGGCCTCGGTGACCGCTGCCGGGGTGAGCCGGGCCTTAGGCATTGGGCAGCGTTCGGGCGAGGAAGGGCAGGGCGAGGGCGAGGACCTGGTCGGGCGTCTGGGCGTGCGGGTAGTGGCCCGCGCCCTCGATGACTGCCAGCTCGCCGAGCCCTCGCGGCAGGTCGGCGATGATGCGCTCGCCCTCGGCTCGCGGGTCGACCCAGTCGGGGTCGGCGCTGCCCTGGATCACCAGGACCGGGCAGGTGACGTTGGGCAGTTGCCGACCGGCGTCGGCCGGGCTGGTCTTGGCCATGGCCTGGAGGACCTTCATCCGGCCGGGTTCACTCATCGTGGCCTCGATGCGCGCCAGCTCGCCGTGCCAGTCGGCGGGCTTGGTGGGGTACGCAACATCGAGGTACTTCTTCCAGTTCGCCAGGCTCCCGCGCAGGAGGACCTGCGCCAGTTGGATGAAGCCGGCCCGGAAGCGCTTCACCCGCACCAGCCCACCCAGGTCGAAGGACTGTGCGCGGGTGAAGGGCGCCAGCTCGATGACGCCGGTGATCAGGTCGGGTGCGGTGGCGGCCGCGATGGTCGCGGCACCGCCGCTGATCGACTGACCGATGATCACGGCCGGACCGCCGAGGTGACGCACCACGGCGACGAGATCACCCGCGATGTCGGTGCGGCTGTAGCCGTCCCAGCCGAGGCTGGAGTCGCCGCAGCCACGGATGTCGACGTTGGCGACCCGGTATCCGGCCGAGGCCAGGGCCGGAGCGACGAACCGGTAGGAGTGCCGGCTGTCGCCCATGCCGTGCGCCAGGACGACCAGCGGGCCCTGCCCGGTCACCTCGTAGGCGATGGTGTTGCCGGCAATGCCGAGACGTTCGGTCATGACGCCCTCCAAGTGAGCTAATGCGATTAGCTAAAGGCTAACCGCATTAGCCCCAGAGGGCAAGCCCGCCGCCGCTACCCGCCCCCACCCAGGCCGAGCTGGGGGTAGAGGGCGTCGGGGGCAGCGACCGCCCCAGGTGGCCGAGCGACAGTGACTGTCGCACCGAAGTCGCTGTAGCGCAGGGACGCGTTCGGCAGCCCGTTGGCCTGCGGCATCAGGAAGCTGACCAGCCGGCCCTCGGTGTCCAGTGATGCCCGGAACGCGTGCCTGCGCGCACTGTCCGGGAAGACGGCACCGGGAGCGGGGCGGAAACTGATCCCGTTGCCGGCGCCAATCCGGCTCGCGTCGATCGTCCCGGAGATCTCCGGGCCGTCCGCTCGTGCGGTGACGATCGCGTCGATGAGGCGGCCGGAGCCGCCGAAGTCGTTCCTGCCCGGCGCGAAGCTCAGGGCGAAGTCCGACGGCACCCGGGCCGGGTCCAGGACCATCCATCCGTCGCCGACACCGCGCATGGGTAGACCGATCTTCATGTAGACCTCGTCGTCGATCATCCGGATCTCGATGCCCCCACCCGGCGTCGAAACGGTGCCGATCGAGCGCTTGTGGACGTTGTCGCTGTGCGACAGCGCCGTGACCTGACTGGCGATGTCGACGTCGCTGCGATAACTCGTCTGATTGACGAACGCCGTGCCCCCACGCAGCAGGCCGATCGCCTCGGCCGTCGTGGTGGCATCGGCGCTGGCGGCCGACACCGGGGCGGATTCGGGTTGGGGTTCGTTCTCCGTCGGTGCGCCGACCGAGCAACCCAGCAGGAGCAGGCCCGCAGAAATGCCGGCCAGTGTGGCTCGACGTGTCATGGCCATCACGGTAGGCCGCCTGAGCAAGGTCCGGTGACCCGTATAGTTCCGCGATGGAAACGGACACGGTACGGCAGGCTTACACGTCCGTCGCGGAGCTCTACATCGAGCTGTTCGGCACGAAACAGCAGGTGGACGCCGACGACCTCGCCCTCATCAGACGACACCTGGACAGCCGGTCCGGCCGGGTGCTCGATCTGGGGTGCGGGCCTGGCCACCTCACCGGCTACCTTCGCGAGCTGGGCGTCGACGCGATGGGGATCGACCTGGTCCCCGAGTTCATCGCCCATGCGCGGGCGACCCACCCGGGCGTCGAGTTCCACCTCGGCTCGATGGAACGCCTCGACATCGCCGAGGACTCCATCGACGGCATCCTGGCCTGGTACTCGTTGATCCATCTTCCGCCGCCGGAGCTCGACGACGTGCTCAGGGAGTTCCGGCGGGTGCTGGTCCCGGCCGGACGCTTCGTCCTGGGCGTCTTCGCCGCCGAGGAGGTCGGCGCCTTCGACCACAAGGTCCTGACCGCCTACCGCTGGCCGCCCGACGAGATCTCCGAGCGTCTCGCCCGAGCCGGTTTCCGGGAGGTCGAACGCGTCCAGCGGCCCGGCACCGACGAGCATCGGCCGCTTGCCGCCATCGCGGCGATCGCGGTGTGAGGACGCCGAGGGCCGGCCTCCCGTAGCGGGAGACCGGCCCTCGCCCAACTGGCCACACGCGTCGACGCGGGCGTCCGGTACGGCGGCAGCGCTCAGGCGCTGAGCTTCCCGGCAATCTTGACGACCCGCTCGGCCATGTGGTCGAGGGCAGCGAACTGCGCGTCGCCCAGCGGGGCGTCGTTGCTGCCGCCGGTGACGTGCGAGACGCCGTACGGGTTGCCGTCGGCGAACTTCAGCGGGTCGGTGTAACCCGGGGCGACGACCAGGCCGCCGAAGTGGTGGACGGTGTTGTAGAGCGCGAGAAGGGTCGACTCCTGGCCGCCGTGCGCGGTCATCGACGCGGTGAAGCCGGCGTACACCTTGTCGGCGAGCAGCCCCTGCGCCCACTGCGGGCCGAGGGTGTCGATGAACTGCTTGAGCTGGCTGGCGACGTTGCCGTAACGGGTGGGCGTGCCGAACAGCACCGCGTCCGCCCAGACGACGTCGTCGGCGGTCGCCTTCGGCTCGTTCTTCGTGGCGTCGAAGTGCTGGCTCCAGGCGGCGTTGGAGGCGATGGCCTCTGCCGGGGCGAGCTCCGGAACCTGACGCAGCCGCACCTCGGCGCCAGCCTTCTCGCCGGCCTCGGCCAGGCGCTTGGCCATGGCGTGGAGAGTGCCGGTGGACGAGTAGTAGATGACGGAGAGCTTGGTCATCGGAGGCATCCTTCCCAGAGTAGTTGCCGCTGATAAATTTGCGGCCGCAACAATCTCGACTGTAGCAGCCGCCTCGCGACACCCCAACGTCCTGACCATGCCCACTCGGGTGACGGAGCACACCACTCGGCAGACGGGCGCGGGCCGCGGCCGTCCAGCCGATGAGGCGGGACGGTTCGGGCCCCTACGATGAGGCGATGGACCCCGCTGGGGCGCCACCGGCGGCGCGGTACCACCTGCTCGGGCCAGTCGAGGTGCGGTCGGCCGACGGGGAACGGCTGGCCCTCGGCACGCCGATGCAGGTGCGCCTCCTGGCCGTCCTGATGTCGCAGCCGGGCACCGGGTGGTCCATCGACCAACTCGTCGACGAGCTGTGGCAGGGGCGCCCACCGAAGACGGCAGCCGGCAACGTGAAGACCTATGTCTGGGCGTTGCGCCGGGCGTTGCGGTCCCCGGGCTCCCCCGACGCCGCCATCCTCGCCGGGCCCACCGGCTACCGCCTCGCCCTCGACGGGCTGACGATGGACAGTGTGGCCTTCGACGACCTGGCCCAGCGCGGATATTCCGCGCTGCGGCACTGTCACTGGTCAGCCGCCCAGGAGTCGTTCGAGGCCGCGTTGGCACTCTGGCGTGGGGAGCCGTTCGCGGGCCTTCCCGGCTGGGGGGTGCTGCTCTCCGTCCGAGCGCGGCTCCAGGAGCAGCGGTCGAGCCTGGTGGAAGAGGTGGTGGACCTGCAGCTGCGCGCCGGACGGCACCAGGAGCTGATCGAACCGCTGCGGAGCCAGGTCGACGCCGATCCGCTGCGGGAGCGCCCCTGGGGGCAACTGATGGTGGCCCTGGCGCGGGCGGGCCGACGCGCCGACGCGCTGGCCACCTACCGGCAGCTACGCCAACTCCTCGCCGACGAGGTGGGAGTCGAGCCCGGTCCCGATCTCCAACTCCTGCACACCCGCGTCCTGCGGGCCGAGCGGGAGCTGTTGACATCCGAGGCGCGGTCACCGGAACGATGCCCCCCGCGGGTCGTCCCCCGGCAGCTGCCGGCCCCACCGACCCTGTTCACCGGCCGGGCCGGGGAGCTGGCCCGGCTCACCACGCTGCTACTCGGCGACCCCGGCTCGGCCGGCACCGTCGTCATCACCGGTACGGGCGGCGTCGGAAAGAGTTGGCTGGCGCTGCGCTGGGCGCACGACAACCTGCACCACTTCCCCGACGGCCAGCTTCACGTCGACCTGGACGGATTCGGCACCGCGCCGCAGGCGGCGTCACCCTCGGCCGTCGTCGTCCGATCGCTCCTGCCCGCCCTGGGTGTGAAGCCTCTGGAGATCCCCGCCGAGTCGGCGGCCCAGTTCGCCCTGTACCGCAGCCTGACCGCGGACCGGCGGTTACTCGTGCTGCTCGACAACGCCCGCGACGCGGAACAGGTACGGCCGCTGCTTCCGGGGTCGACAGGCTGCGGTGTGCTCGTGACGAGTCGCCACACCCTGCCCGGCCTGGTCGCCGCCGAGGGCGCCCATCCCCTCGCGCTGGACCTGCCCAGCGATGGCGAAGCGCGCCAGCTGCTCGTACGCCGGCTGGGTGCGCAGCGAGCCGCCTCCCAGCCGGCAGCTGTGGACGAGCTGATCAGCCGTACCGCGCGGTTGCCCCTGGCCCTGGCCATCGTGGCCGCGCGAGCCGCCGCCCGGCCCACGTTCCCGCTCCAGGCCATCGCCGACGATCTGGCGGCGACTCGGGGCGGGCTCGCCGCCCTCGCCACCGACGATGCCGCCACCGACGTGCGGACGGTGCTGTCCTGGTCGTACCGACTGCTCAGCGCGGACGCGGCCCGGCTGTTCCGGCAGATCAGCCTGCACCCCGCCGCCGACGTCGGCGCGGCGGCGGCAGCCAGCCTCGCCGGGGCGCCGCCGCACCTGATCCGGCCGGCGCTGGACGAGTTGACCCGGGCGAACCTGCTGGCCGAGGAGTCCCCCAACCGGTTCCGTTGTCACGATCTCCTCCGGGCGTACGGGGAGGAACTGACGTACGCGCTCGACCGCCCGGCCGACCACAGGGCCGTCCGGAGGCGCGTGCTCGACCACTACCTACGCGTCGCCCGTGACGCGGCGAGGCTGGTCGACACCGGTTGGCAGCCGCTCGATCCGCCGCCCCTGCCCGCCGACACGGCACCGCCGGCGTTTGCCGACCACCGGGCCGCGCTGGCCTGGTTCACCATCGAACAGCGGGTGCTGCTGGCTGCCGTCGACGACGCGGTCGCGCACCGTTTCGACGCCCACGCCGGGCACCTCGCCCAGGCCCTCACTCCCCTGCTCAGCAGGCTGTCACAGTGGCACGACCTGGCCGCCGTACAGGCCAATGCGATCACTGTCGCGCAGCGCCTCGGTGATCCGCGGGCCGAGGCGCTGGCACACCGGGACCTGGCGCTGGCACACATCCAGTACCGCCGGTTCGGTGCGGCCCACCATCACCTTCAACGCGCGATGGCACGGTACGACCAGGCCGCCGACCGCCCGGGGCAGGCCAGCGCACACCTGCATCTCGCCTGGCTCTCCGACATCGAGGGCGACGCCCGGGCGGCACTGCCGCATGCCAGGCAGGCGCTGGCGTTGGCCAGCAGCATCGACGACCGGCTCGGCGAGGCTGCTGCGCTCAACGCGCTCGGCTGGAGCCACGCGCGGCTGGACGAGCACGACCGCGCCATCTCCTACTGCGAGCAGGCGCTCGCGCTCTACGAGAAGGCCGAGGACCGGCTCGGCGCGGCCCACACCTGGGACAGCCTCGGCTTCGCCTATCAGGGCCTCGGGAAACATCCGACCGCGGCGGACTGCTACCGGCGCGCTCTGGCGCTCTATTCCGACGTCCAGGACCCGTGCGGAAGGGCGGACACACTCGTCCGCCTCGGCGACACCCACCAGGCGGTGGGCGACCACGACACCTCGGTCGACCTGTGGCGACAGGCGTTGGCGATCCTCGACCGGGTCGGTCATCCGCAGGCCACGGCGCTGTCCGAGCGGCTTGAGGCGTACCGGTGAATGCCTTTCGCCGACCGTCCCCGGACCGGCATGGATCCGACGTGGACCGGGCGTCGGCAGGCTGGGCGAATGTTGACCACGAAGAGCACCACCTTCCGGCATCCCCGCGGGGGCGCCCGGCGACGCCGACGGCTCCTCGGTAGCCTCTCGGCCGTCGTCGCGGTCCTGGTCGCCCTCTCGCTCAACGCTCCACCGTCGCTCGCTGGCACAACCACGCCGGCGGGCGGCGGCACCGGGCCGGTCGCCGCGAACACCGCCAGCGGTGGGAACGGTCGGATCGACTGGCAGGCGTGCCCGGAACAGCCCGACGATCCGGGTACGCGGTGCGGCACCCTGCGCCTGCCGGTCGACTGGGCCCGTCCGGGCGGGGAGACCTTCCAACTGGCCCTGGCCCGGCGTCCCGCCACCGACCCGGCCGCCCGCATCGGTGTCCTGGTCTTCAACCCCGGCGGTCCCGGCCTGTCCGGGGTGGACGTGGCGCTGACGGCCGCCAGCCAGCTCGGGCCGGACGTGCTGCGCCGCTTCGACATCGTCGGCTTCGATCCGCGGGGCACGGTCCGCAGCGAACCGGTGCGTTGCTCGTCGGCGCTGCTGGGCCGGCACCCCTCCCTGACGCCCGCCAACGCTGCGGAGTTCGAGCGGCTCCGTACCTACAACAGCCAGTTGCGCGACGACTGCCGCGCCCGCAGTGGCCCGCTGTTCGACCACCTCGACAGTGTGAGCGTCGCGCGTGACACGGACGCCATCCGGGCCGCGCTCGGCGAGCGGCAGCTCAGCTTCTACCAGTGGTCCTACGGCACACTGATCGGGCAGTCCTACGCGGAGCTGTTTCCTGACCGCGTCCGCGCACTGGTCATGGACAGCGTGATGGACCACAGCCAGGGGGTCAGGGAATACTTCCGCAGCGGGGCGGCCAGCAACGAGGCGCTGTTCCACGAATTCGTGAAGTGGTGCCAGCGGAGCCCCGGCTGCGCGCTGCACGGACGCGATGTGCCGGCGCTCTACGACCGACTGGTGCGCCGCGCCGATGCCGGCACGCTTGTCGACGCGGCCACCGGCACCACGCTGACCTGGTTCGAGCTCGGGTTCGCGACATTCGTCAACTTCTTCGACGCGACCTGGGCCGATCTCGCGAACATGCTGCTCGCCCTGGAGCGGGGCGAGCCCGCCTCACTCGCGTCCCCGATGGTGCCGGTCGACGGCGACACGGACCTGACCGAGTACGCGCTACCGGCGTTCTGCCAGGACTGGTCGCTGCCGATCGACGGGTTCGCCGACTGGAACCGGTATCTCGAACTGTCCCGCGCCGCGGCACCGCACCTGCGGGCCTCCCCGTTGGCCGTCCGCTTCGGCGCGATCTGCCTGGGGTGGACGGCGACCAACCCACAACATCAGCTGCGGGTACGGACGAGCGCGCCGCTGCTGGTGCTCAACGGGCGGTACGACCCGGCCACCCCGTACGACGGGGCCCAGCGGGTGGTGCGTCAGCTCGGCGGCCGGGGCCACCTCGTCACCTACGAGGGGTCGGGCCACGCCAGCTACCCACGGACCGAGTGCACCCGTCGTCAGGTGGAGCGGTACCTCATCACCAGAACCACGCCACCGGTCGGCGCGAGCTGTCCGGCCGCCCCGGTCTGACGGGGCGAGGTCGTCACTGTGACGCCCCAGCTCTCGGCAGGTAGCGCGACCGGTCCGACGTCGTGTCGGTCAGGTCTTCTACGCCGGCGGCTGGGGCGTCGCCGCAACCAGTCGCGGTCAGGAGCCGTCGGGCGGATCGGCGGGTTGCTGTCCCGGCCAGAACGGCCACTCCTCGAATGAGCGGCACCGTCCGTCGTCGGCGAACCGCATGACCCACAGGTCGCGGTACTCCTGGTCGACCGGGTCGCCGTAGCGGACCTCCTGGCGCGACACGGCGGTGTCGCCGTCGACCGCGACGATCTCCGTGGTCAGCTGGAACACCTCGTCGGGGCCCTTGCGCTGCTTCTCCCACATACGGGCGATGGCCGGCAGGCCGACGACGGGGGTCCAGTACGGCCCCTGCTGGTAGCTCGCGTCCTCGGTGAAGAGCGTGACCAGCGCGTCAGTGCCCGGGGTCCGCCAGAGCCGCTCGTAGGTGGCAAGCCACTCCTCGACGTGCGTCCTGTCCATGCCCTCCACCTTGCCATCCGGGGGCCGCCCAGCTGCGAGAACCCGCAGGCCGCGGGTAACGCACCCATCGGGGCGCTCGCCAGCCTCGGGCCTCGGACACCCTTGACATCGACGGGTGTAGCCAGCCACACTCCCGATGCTAATTCGATTTAGCTGCCATCGGAGCCCTCAACTCCCACCACCGGACCAGACCGCGACGAGCGACCACCACAAAGGAGTCTTCGCGCATGAGGGAAACGACCGGAAGACGCAGGCTCCGGCTTGCGATCTCGATTCTCGCGTTCACGGCACTCGCTGCGGGGGCCGTCCTCCCCGCGCCGGCTGCCGCCGCCGGCAGGCCCGCGCCCGTGCCGGGTACGACGGTCAAGGCGGACCGCACCTCACCGACCGGTTACACAGTCACATTCGTCTACCGCAATCCCCATGCCACCCAGGTCCGTCTCGCCGGGGACCTGACCCTGCTCGACGTCGGCACCGGCAGCACGCGTTATCAGCCGGAAGAGTGGCAGCCGGGGCGCTACCACGCCGGCGGCACCGAGTTCCTCCGGGACATGGCGAGGGACCCGAAGGGAAACTGGTCGGTCTCGCTCCCGCTGCACGCCGGAGGTCTCAGCTACTGGTACCGCGTCTGGGACCCGACCCAGGGCTGGGAGAACAAGCGCATCTGGGATCCCGCCTCGACGAACCCTCGGCCGCCGGGCGAGTCCTCGTTCCGGGTCCGGAACAACGACGTCCTCGATGCCGTGTACGTGCCGTACGCCAAGAAGCAGAACGACCCGGTGCTGAAGGAGCGTGCGGACTACGAGTTGCCGCTGGCCGACCGCGCGAAGCGGGGAACCGTCCGGTACGTCCCGTACACCACGATCCTGGGTGACAGCGGCCACTACCTCGGCGTCTACCTGCCGGCCAACTACGACGCCAACCGCGCGGAGCCGTACAAGGTCGCCTATCTCGCCCACGGTATCTTCGGCGACGAGACCGACTTCATGGTCCCCGCGAACGTCCCGAACATCCTGGACAACATGACGGCCAGGGGCGAGATCGAGCCGACGGTGGTCGTCACCATGGGCAACCACTTCACGGGCACCGGCCTCGGCTTCGCGTCCTACAACCAGACCAACGCGGCCAACAACCTGGTCCAGACGATCCTGCCCCTCATCGAGCGCAGCTACAACGTCTCGACCGAGCGGTCCGGGCGCGCCTACGCCGGGTTCTCGTACGGCGGAATGACCGGCGGCGTCGTCATCAAGAACTACCCGACCACCTTCGCGTTCTACGGACACTTCTCCGGCAACCCGTCCCTCACCACCCAGGACTACGACACCATCGCGAACGCGGTCGGGGACGACGACCTCTCCGTCTTCCTCGGCAACGGTGTCTTCGAGGGCAACCTCAACGCCCAGAACGCCATCGCCGACAACTTCCGGGCCCGGGGGTACTCCGCCGCGACGACCCAGGTCCCCGGCGCGCACGACGGGATGACGGCGGGTCAACTGTTCACGATCTTCGCCCGGGATCACCTGTGGTCGGGGGTCGACTCCGTGTCGGTGACGCCGGCGACGGTGAACCTCACCACGGGCTGGAACTGGACCAGGCAGTTCACCGCGCAGGTGACGACCAACGAGGGTGTGAGCCCGGCGGTGACGTGGTCGGTTCAGGGTGCGACCTCCACCGGCACCACCATCTCCGCGGAGGGTCTGCTCTCGGTCGCCGCCGCGGAGACCGCGTCGTCGCTCACCGTCGTGGCGACGTCGGTGGTCGACCCGACCAGATCACGCTCGGCCCAGGTCACCCTGACGCCTCCGGGCCCCGCGCGAGTCACGGTGAAGACGAAGGCCACGCCCGCCTCGGTCGTCCGTGGTGACACGTTCACGCTGACCGTCGACGTGCGGGCGCAGCATCCGCACCGGAAAGCTGCCACGGCGGTGAACGGCGAGGTCGCCGTCACCTTCGGCGGCACCACCCGGGTGGTGCCGCTCCGCGATGGCGCGGCCGTCGTCACGCTGCCGACCGACGGGCTGCCCTCCGGGTCGTACCCGGTGCACGTCGCCTACTCCGGCGACCGGGTCCACGCCCCGACCGCGGCGGTCCACCAGCAGCTGCGGGTTCGCTGACCAACAGGCGGGTGGGCCGGCGACCTCTCGTCGTCGGCCCACCCGTCAGCTGTCCGTCCGGACCGTCAGCTCACGCCCCGGACCGCTTCGATGATCGTCTCGGCGACCTCACCCGGCCGGGCCACCGCCATCGCGTGCGAGCCGCCGACGACCTCGCGCTGCCCCCGGGGATTGGCCCGCTCGGCCATGAAGCGGTGCACCTCGGCGGGAATGTTCTTGTCAGCGTCCCCGAACACGAACCAGCTGGCCAGCGATCGCCAGGCGGGGTCGCCGGTGAGCGTGTCGCCCAGGGCCTGTTCGGTGATCGGCCGCTGGGTCCGCGCCATCAGCGCGGCCAGCTTGTCCGACGCGTCCGCGCAGAACTGCGCGTGGTACTGGTCCTGACCGATCGCCACCTCGTTCCCACCGGTCGACACCGGGTACTGCACCAGCGTGTCGGCGAGCGTGCTGCCGGGGAACTTCGCGGACAGCGCAAGCGCCGACTCACCGGTGTCCGGGGCGAAGGCGTTCACGTACACGAGGGCGCGCACCGAAGTGTCGCCGGCTGCGGCCTGGGTGATCACCATGCCGCCGTACGAGTGGCCGACGAGGACGACCGGACCACCGATGCTACGGACCACATCCCGCACGTACGCGGCGTCGCCGGCGAGGCTCCGCAGCGGGTTCGCAACGGCCACCAAGTCGTACGCGCCGCTCAGCCGCTCGAGCACACCGTTCCAGCTCGCCGACTCGGCGAACGCGCCGTGCACGAGCACGATGGTGGGCTGTGGATCAGGCATGATAGGTGCCCCCTCACTCCGTGAAGCTGTTCACCGCCGGTCGCACTGGTACGCCTGGATACCCGTTACGCGAGTGTGAAACGTCCGGTCCCGATGTGGCAGGAGGCTGCGATGGCTACGACGACGGTGACCGACGTGATGGCCGAGCTGGCCGAGTTGGAGGACCCGAAGGCACGGGAGGTGAACGCCAGACACGGTGACGATCATGGTGTGCACCTCGGCGCGCTTCGGGCCCTCGGGAAGCGGCTGAAGATGCAGCACGATCTCGCGCGCCAGCTCTGGGCGACGGGTGACGCCTCGGCGCGGCTGCTGGCAGTCCTGATCTGCCGTCCCAGGGCCTTCGAGCGGGACGAGTTGGACGCCATGGTGCGCGAGGCGCGCACCCCGAAGGTGCACGACTGGCTCGTGAACTACGTGGTGAAGAAGAGCCCGCACTCCGACGAGCTGCGACTGGCCTGGTTCGCCGACGCGGATCCCGTGGTCGCGAGTGCCGGCTGGGCGTTGACCACCGACCGCGTGACGAAGAATCCCGGGAGTCTCGACCTCCCGGGACTGCTCGATGTGATCGAGACCGAGATGAGGGACGCGCCGGATCGCCTGCAGTGGGCGATGAACCACTGCCTGGCGCAGATCGGCATCGAGCACGCCGAGTACCGCGCCCGGGCGATCGACATCGGCGAACGCCTGGAGGTGCTCAAGGATTACCCCACCTCCCCCGGCTGCACGTCCCCGTTCGCGCCGATCTGGATCGGCGAGATGGTGCGCAGAGCGGGATAAGCCCGCATGGGCGGGGTCGACGCCGTCTCGCGCGCACCCCTATAGTGAGTTCCATTATGGGACTTACTACGTTCTGGCGGTGGTGGGTCGCTGGCACGACCAGCCAACTCGGCTCGGCGGTCGGCGCGGTGGCGCTCCCGCTGACCGCGCTGACAGTGCTCGACGCGTCGGCCTTCGAGATGGGTCTGATCACGGCGGCCAGCTACCTGGCGTACCTGCTGATCAGCCTGCCGGCGGGGGTGATCGTGCAGCGGGTGCCGCTGCGCGGCATGCAGGTCGCCCTGGATCTGGTCCGGGCCCTCGCCATCGCGTCGGTCCCGCTGGCCTGGTGGTTCGACATGCTGACGGTGGCCCAACTGATCGCTGTCGCCCTGGTGGTGAGCTTCGCCAACGTGCTGTTCGACGTGGCGAACCAGACCTTCCTGCCGGAGATCGTGCCGGCCGCGCAGTTGCAGGCCCGCAACAGCCTCACCTCCGGCACGCATGCCGCCACATCGCTGGGCGGACCGTCAGTGGGCGGCCTCGCCGTGCAGGTGCTGGGTGCGGTCCCGACGCTGTTCGTGGACGCCGTCAGCTATCTGCTCTCCGCCGTGCTGCTGCGCACCCTGCCGGCCCGGCGGGTGCAGCGACCGACCGAGCGGCCACCGATGGTCACGATGATCCGCGAGGGCTGGCACTTCGTGCTCCGACACCCGATCATCGGGCCGGCCATGTGGGACGCCACCGCGACGAACTTCGTCAACGGCGCCATGCTCGCCCTGTTCCCGTTCTACCTGGTGCGCGAACTGCACGCATCGCCATTCATGGTCGGGCTGCTGCTCGCCGCGGACGGCCTCGGCACGCTCATCGGCGCCGCACTGACGACCCGCTTCACCGACCGGTTCGGCACCGCCCGCGGCCTGATCATCTCGGCCTTCGTCGGCGTGGTCGGCGCGCTCATCATCCCGCTGGGCACCGGCACCGCCGCGTTCCTGGCCTTCGCCGTCGGGAACCTCATCTTCGCCGGCTCCACTGTGGTGCTCAGCGTGACCACCCGTACCTACCGGATGCTCGCCAGCCCGCCGGAACTGCTGTCCCGGGTGATCGCCACGGTCAAGTTCGTCTCCTGGGGTGCCATCCCGGTCGGCGGTCTCCTCGCCGGCATCCTGGCCGGGCCACTCGGCGCCCGCACCACCCTGCTGATCTTCGGGGCGCTCACCGTGCTGTCCCCGATCATCTACCTGTCGACGCCGATCCGTCGGCTGCGTGACCTGCCGCTCGACCCCGCGCCGACACCCAGCGAGGCCCGGGTCTGACCCGGCCGGGTGCGTTCCCGGCCTCTGTCCACATCGCTCGGTCGGGATATCGACGGAAGGTGTAGCCCGCGATCTGCCGGGGCAAGAACCGCGCATGGAGGGAGCAGCACTGTGCGAGGGGCGACTGCTCGGCCAGCGACACCGGATCGGTGAGCCGGACCGGGCAGGGCTGGCGACCCCGCGGCCGACGGCCTCCGTCTGATGCGGCTGAGGCACAGCCTCCCCCCGGTGGCGCTCGGCGCAGTGGCGCTCGGCGCGGCTCTGGGTGCCGACCCCGCCCATGCCGACACGCCGTCGCCGTCGCGTCTGCCACTGATGGAGGTCACCGCCTCGCCGAAGGCCATCACGGGTTCGGTGGCCGACGTGGTCGAGGCGCAGCCGATCGTCCCCCTGCCCCTGCCGACCGCCGTCGTTCCCCTGCCCCTGCCGCTACCGTCGACGGA comes from Micromonospora vinacea and encodes:
- a CDS encoding alpha/beta fold hydrolase; its protein translation is MTERLGIAGNTIAYEVTGQGPLVVLAHGMGDSRHSYRFVAPALASAGYRVANVDIRGCGDSSLGWDGYSRTDIAGDLVAVVRHLGGPAVIIGQSISGGAATIAAATAPDLITGVIELAPFTRAQSFDLGGLVRVKRFRAGFIQLAQVLLRGSLANWKKYLDVAYPTKPADWHGELARIEATMSEPGRMKVLQAMAKTSPADAGRQLPNVTCPVLVIQGSADPDWVDPRAEGERIIADLPRGLGELAVIEGAGHYPHAQTPDQVLALALPFLARTLPNA
- the wrbA gene encoding NAD(P)H:quinone oxidoreductase, whose translation is MPPMTKLSVIYYSSTGTLHAMAKRLAEAGEKAGAEVRLRQVPELAPAEAIASNAAWSQHFDATKNEPKATADDVVWADAVLFGTPTRYGNVASQLKQFIDTLGPQWAQGLLADKVYAGFTASMTAHGGQESTLLALYNTVHHFGGLVVAPGYTDPLKFADGNPYGVSHVTGGSNDAPLGDAQFAALDHMAERVVKIAGKLSA
- a CDS encoding AfsR/SARP family transcriptional regulator, with the translated sequence MDPAGAPPAARYHLLGPVEVRSADGERLALGTPMQVRLLAVLMSQPGTGWSIDQLVDELWQGRPPKTAAGNVKTYVWALRRALRSPGSPDAAILAGPTGYRLALDGLTMDSVAFDDLAQRGYSALRHCHWSAAQESFEAALALWRGEPFAGLPGWGVLLSVRARLQEQRSSLVEEVVDLQLRAGRHQELIEPLRSQVDADPLRERPWGQLMVALARAGRRADALATYRQLRQLLADEVGVEPGPDLQLLHTRVLRAERELLTSEARSPERCPPRVVPRQLPAPPTLFTGRAGELARLTTLLLGDPGSAGTVVITGTGGVGKSWLALRWAHDNLHHFPDGQLHVDLDGFGTAPQAASPSAVVVRSLLPALGVKPLEIPAESAAQFALYRSLTADRRLLVLLDNARDAEQVRPLLPGSTGCGVLVTSRHTLPGLVAAEGAHPLALDLPSDGEARQLLVRRLGAQRAASQPAAVDELISRTARLPLALAIVAARAAARPTFPLQAIADDLAATRGGLAALATDDAATDVRTVLSWSYRLLSADAARLFRQISLHPAADVGAAAAASLAGAPPHLIRPALDELTRANLLAEESPNRFRCHDLLRAYGEELTYALDRPADHRAVRRRVLDHYLRVARDAARLVDTGWQPLDPPPLPADTAPPAFADHRAALAWFTIEQRVLLAAVDDAVAHRFDAHAGHLAQALTPLLSRLSQWHDLAAVQANAITVAQRLGDPRAEALAHRDLALAHIQYRRFGAAHHHLQRAMARYDQAADRPGQASAHLHLAWLSDIEGDARAALPHARQALALASSIDDRLGEAAALNALGWSHARLDEHDRAISYCEQALALYEKAEDRLGAAHTWDSLGFAYQGLGKHPTAADCYRRALALYSDVQDPCGRADTLVRLGDTHQAVGDHDTSVDLWRQALAILDRVGHPQATALSERLEAYR
- a CDS encoding class I SAM-dependent DNA methyltransferase, coding for METDTVRQAYTSVAELYIELFGTKQQVDADDLALIRRHLDSRSGRVLDLGCGPGHLTGYLRELGVDAMGIDLVPEFIAHARATHPGVEFHLGSMERLDIAEDSIDGILAWYSLIHLPPPELDDVLREFRRVLVPAGRFVLGVFAAEEVGAFDHKVLTAYRWPPDEISERLARAGFREVERVQRPGTDEHRPLAAIAAIAV